In one window of Minwuia thermotolerans DNA:
- a CDS encoding PaaI family thioesterase, with protein sequence MAVDPSSMSWEDKVRMMAETSEGQFRALGLSLVEASKERVTVKLPWQEKLIGDPKERVLHGGAITTLIDSACGYALFTHLRELADIATLDLRIDYLKPAAPERDVFATGEVYRMTRSIAFIRASAYQAEGDPIANAVATFMLGANAPKYAAREKTE encoded by the coding sequence ATGGCGGTCGATCCATCCAGCATGAGCTGGGAAGACAAGGTCAGGATGATGGCGGAGACCAGCGAAGGGCAGTTCCGCGCGCTGGGACTGTCGCTGGTCGAGGCCTCGAAGGAACGGGTCACGGTGAAGCTGCCCTGGCAGGAGAAGCTGATCGGCGATCCGAAGGAGCGGGTGCTGCATGGCGGCGCCATCACCACGCTGATCGATTCCGCCTGCGGCTACGCGCTGTTCACTCATCTGCGCGAACTGGCCGATATCGCCACGCTGGACCTGCGCATCGACTACCTGAAGCCCGCGGCGCCGGAAAGGGACGTCTTCGCCACCGGCGAGGTCTATCGCATGACCCGCTCCATCGCCTTCATCCGGGCCAGCGCCTACCAGGCGGAAGGCGATCCCATCGCCAACGCCGTAGCCACCTTCATGCTGGGGGCGAACGCCCCGAAATACGCCGCACGGGAGAAGACAGAATGA
- a CDS encoding M3 family oligoendopeptidase yields the protein MNEMSALPAWDLRDLYQGVDDPAIDADFGWCEAEADRLRADLNGRIADAAGDVLAQGIARYEALQDRFGRLMAFSFLNYCTDMQDGARVRFFQATQEKVNRITAKLLFFSIEINHLEEDDLQARIAASPALAHYAPWLRDLRTMRKHVLSDELERLFHEKSITAYSAWTRLFDQTMAGLVFTVGGKEMPSQDAINLLSNRDRKVRQEAAAEISRVLGENIRLFALITNTLIRDKQTEDEWRGIAQPEYGRHMMNQVEPEVVDALRDAVFDSFPRLSHRYYALKAKWLGLEKLEHHDRNAPLPDNDDAQIPWNEAVETVLNAYGRFSGGLADVARSFFDKPWIDAAPKAGKSPGAFAHPVVPSAHPYLLMNYQGKVRDVMTLAHELGHGCHQVLAAKQGPLMCDTPLTLAETASVFGEMLTFQSMLAGAENPARRRLMLASKVEDMINTVVRQTAFYEFERRLHRKRRDGELAPEEIGGVWLEVQRESLGPVFHLGEDYGVYWAYIPHFVHTPFYVYAYAFGDCLVNALYQTYQAEPEGFQEKYLEMLSAGGTLRHRDLLQPFGLDASDPKFWQRGLTLIEGFIDELEAMQGPVPAT from the coding sequence ATGAACGAGATGTCCGCGCTGCCCGCATGGGATCTGCGGGATCTCTACCAGGGGGTCGACGATCCTGCCATCGACGCGGACTTCGGCTGGTGCGAGGCCGAGGCCGACCGGCTGCGCGCCGACCTCAACGGCCGCATCGCCGACGCTGCCGGCGATGTCCTGGCCCAGGGCATCGCGCGCTACGAGGCGCTGCAGGACCGCTTCGGGCGGCTGATGGCGTTCTCCTTCCTCAACTACTGCACCGACATGCAGGACGGCGCCCGGGTGCGCTTCTTCCAGGCGACGCAGGAGAAGGTGAACCGGATCACGGCAAAACTCCTGTTCTTCTCCATCGAGATCAATCACCTGGAGGAGGACGACCTGCAGGCGCGCATCGCCGCCTCGCCCGCGCTGGCCCACTACGCGCCCTGGCTGCGCGACCTCAGGACCATGCGCAAGCACGTGCTCTCCGACGAACTGGAGCGGCTGTTCCACGAGAAATCCATCACCGCCTACAGCGCCTGGACGCGGCTGTTCGACCAGACCATGGCCGGGCTGGTCTTCACCGTCGGCGGCAAGGAGATGCCGTCGCAGGACGCCATCAACCTGCTTTCCAACCGTGACCGCAAGGTCCGTCAGGAAGCGGCGGCGGAAATCTCCCGCGTGCTGGGCGAAAATATCCGGCTGTTCGCCCTGATCACCAACACGCTGATCCGCGACAAGCAGACCGAGGACGAATGGCGCGGCATCGCGCAGCCCGAATACGGCCGCCACATGATGAACCAGGTGGAGCCGGAGGTGGTCGACGCGCTGCGCGACGCCGTCTTCGACAGCTTTCCGCGGCTCTCGCACCGCTACTACGCGCTGAAGGCGAAGTGGCTGGGTCTGGAGAAGCTGGAGCATCACGACCGCAACGCGCCGCTGCCCGACAATGACGACGCGCAGATCCCGTGGAACGAGGCGGTGGAGACCGTGCTCAACGCCTATGGCCGCTTCTCCGGCGGACTGGCCGACGTGGCCCGGAGCTTCTTCGACAAGCCCTGGATCGACGCCGCGCCGAAGGCGGGCAAGTCCCCCGGCGCCTTCGCCCACCCGGTGGTGCCGAGCGCGCATCCCTATCTGCTGATGAACTATCAGGGGAAGGTCAGGGACGTCATGACCCTGGCCCACGAACTGGGTCACGGCTGCCATCAGGTGCTGGCGGCGAAGCAGGGCCCGTTGATGTGCGACACGCCCCTGACGCTGGCGGAGACCGCATCCGTGTTCGGCGAGATGCTGACCTTCCAATCCATGCTGGCCGGCGCGGAAAACCCGGCCCGGCGTCGGCTGATGCTGGCTTCCAAGGTCGAGGACATGATCAACACCGTGGTCCGCCAGACCGCCTTCTACGAGTTCGAGCGCCGCCTGCACCGCAAGCGCCGCGACGGCGAGCTGGCGCCGGAGGAGATCGGTGGGGTCTGGCTGGAGGTGCAGCGCGAGAGCCTGGGACCCGTCTTCCACCTGGGCGAAGATTACGGCGTCTACTGGGCCTACATCCCGCATTTCGTGCACACGCCGTTCTACGTCTACGCCTACGCTTTCGGCGACTGCCTGGTGAACGCGCTCTACCAGACCTACCAGGCCGAACCGGAAGGCTTCCAGGAGAAGTACCTGGAAATGCTGTCGGCCGGGGGCACGCTGCGCCACCGCGACCTGCTGCAGCCCTTCGGCCTGGACGCCAGCGACCCGAAGTTCTGGCAGCGCGGCCTGACGCTGATCGAAGGCTTCATCGACGAGCTGGAGGCGATGCAGGGGCCCGTCCCGGCTACCTGA
- a CDS encoding ATP-binding protein, with protein MYNDADKLAHMVPVLLEALDCMPDGFALYDKDFRPLVANRESLNRFPIAFDTLSKGGTFLEANRRGIRETRPDIPAEKAEKIVRRLTDTLQAGETVDLETQNGRIVRTRFREMSEGRRVAISVDITELRAREKELEEARRAAEAANETKSAFLANISHEIRTPLNGILGMSQMLCKANLPPDQKRQAETIAESGQMLMDLLNDVLDLSKIEAGRLDIDPRDGDLGDVMRGLRRLWQPGADEKGLTLSLMLDADLPKRVVFDPVRVRQCANNLISNAIKFTQKGRVQIVVTTETGDDGEPMIQIEVSDSGCGMEEETLARLFHPFTQADSSTSRKHGGTGLGLSITRRLARMMGGDCVAESTPGRGSTFRLSFRADPVIPSRPLQDMGMVDETGQPIDPERCRGLRVLLVDDHLVNRKVASLYLEPYGCAVTEAGNGQEALDRLSAEPFDIVLLDVHMPVMDGPETISRIRQADAPWRKVPVLALTADAMMGDRERYLAMGMDGYVAKPIAERELVGEIVRAARSH; from the coding sequence ATGTACAATGATGCCGACAAGCTGGCGCATATGGTGCCGGTCCTGCTCGAGGCGCTGGACTGCATGCCGGACGGCTTCGCCCTCTACGACAAGGACTTCCGGCCTCTGGTCGCGAACCGGGAGTCTCTCAACCGCTTCCCCATTGCCTTCGACACCCTGTCGAAGGGCGGCACCTTCCTGGAAGCCAACCGCCGCGGCATCCGCGAGACCCGCCCCGACATCCCGGCGGAAAAGGCGGAGAAGATCGTCCGGCGTCTTACCGATACCCTCCAGGCGGGCGAGACGGTCGACCTGGAGACCCAGAACGGCCGCATCGTGCGCACCCGCTTCCGCGAGATGAGCGAGGGCCGCCGCGTCGCCATCTCCGTCGACATCACCGAACTCCGGGCGCGCGAGAAGGAGCTGGAGGAGGCGCGCAGGGCCGCCGAGGCCGCCAATGAGACCAAGTCCGCCTTCCTTGCCAATATCAGCCACGAGATCCGCACGCCACTGAACGGCATCCTCGGCATGTCCCAGATGCTGTGCAAGGCGAACCTGCCGCCCGATCAGAAGCGCCAGGCGGAGACCATCGCCGAGTCGGGTCAGATGCTGATGGACCTGCTGAACGACGTGCTCGACCTCTCCAAGATCGAGGCCGGCCGGCTGGACATCGACCCGCGCGACGGCGACCTGGGCGACGTCATGCGCGGCCTGCGCCGCCTCTGGCAGCCGGGCGCCGACGAGAAGGGCCTGACCCTGTCGCTGATGCTGGACGCCGACCTGCCGAAGCGCGTCGTGTTCGATCCCGTGCGCGTGCGCCAGTGCGCCAACAACCTGATTTCCAACGCCATCAAGTTCACCCAGAAGGGCCGGGTCCAGATCGTCGTCACCACGGAAACGGGCGACGACGGCGAGCCGATGATCCAGATAGAGGTCAGCGACAGCGGCTGCGGCATGGAGGAAGAGACGCTGGCGCGCCTGTTCCATCCCTTCACCCAGGCCGACTCGTCCACCTCCCGCAAGCACGGCGGCACCGGCCTCGGACTCTCCATCACCCGCCGACTGGCGCGGATGATGGGCGGCGACTGCGTCGCCGAGAGTACGCCGGGCCGGGGTTCGACCTTCCGGCTCAGCTTCCGCGCCGACCCCGTCATCCCCTCGCGGCCGTTGCAGGACATGGGCATGGTCGACGAGACGGGCCAGCCCATCGACCCGGAACGCTGCCGCGGCCTGCGCGTGCTGCTGGTCGACGATCATCTGGTCAACCGCAAGGTCGCCAGTCTCTATCTCGAGCCCTATGGCTGTGCGGTGACGGAGGCCGGCAACGGCCAGGAGGCGCTGGACCGGCTGTCGGCCGAGCCCTTCGACATCGTCCTGCTGGACGTGCACATGCCGGTCATGGACGGGCCGGAGACGATCAGCCGGATCCGCCAGGCGGACGCGCCCTGGCGCAAGGTGCCGGTGCTGGCGCTGACCGCCGATGCGATGATGGGCGACCGCGAGCGCTATCTGGCCATGGGCATGGACGGCTATGTCGCCAAGCCGATCGCGGAACGCGAACTGGTGGGCGAGATCGTCAGGGCGGCGCGGTCGCACTGA
- a CDS encoding acetyl-CoA carboxylase biotin carboxylase subunit — MIKRLLIANRGEIAQRIQRTAKRLGIETVAVHHPVDAGAPWMALSDQTVELQGTPPVQAYLDMDQIIAAAKSSGADAIHPGFGFLSENARFAKAVIDAGLIWVGPDPDAIELMGDKQKARAFAERHGVPLAPSAEADDPSKLAEAAAKIGTPLLIKAAAGGGGKGMRIVREDAELKQAIESAISEAERAFGDGRVYAERYVDHPRHVEVQVLGDGGKAIHLGTRDCSIQRRFQKIVEEAPAPALPEGLLREIEATAVKLAEACNYRNAGTVEFIVAPDGAFYFLEMNTRLQVEHPVTEEITGVDLVAEQLAIAAGGELRFSQADIRFEGHSVEVRIYAEDADAGFLPAAGRLLLLEPPAGVRWESGIETGGEVTADFDPMIAKLVVSGPTREAAVRACAQAIGELTALGVTTNQFFLKRVLEHPAFMAADVHTGFIDEHGESLALPPLDEATRDRLALRALAECAGPAAAPERALPIQEAAGDWRN; from the coding sequence ATGATCAAGCGACTCCTGATCGCCAATCGCGGCGAGATCGCCCAGCGCATCCAGCGCACGGCCAAGCGCCTCGGCATCGAGACCGTGGCCGTCCACCACCCGGTCGACGCCGGCGCGCCGTGGATGGCGCTGTCGGACCAGACCGTCGAACTGCAGGGCACCCCGCCGGTCCAAGCCTATCTGGACATGGACCAGATCATCGCCGCGGCGAAGTCGTCCGGCGCCGATGCGATCCATCCCGGCTTCGGCTTCCTGTCGGAGAACGCCCGCTTTGCGAAGGCGGTGATCGACGCCGGGCTGATCTGGGTCGGCCCGGACCCGGACGCGATCGAGCTGATGGGCGACAAGCAGAAGGCCCGCGCCTTCGCCGAAAGGCACGGCGTGCCGCTGGCCCCTTCGGCCGAGGCCGACGATCCGTCGAAGCTGGCCGAGGCGGCGGCGAAGATCGGCACGCCGCTGCTGATCAAGGCGGCGGCCGGCGGCGGCGGCAAGGGCATGCGCATCGTGCGCGAGGACGCCGAGCTGAAGCAGGCCATCGAATCCGCAATCTCGGAGGCCGAGCGCGCCTTCGGCGACGGGCGGGTCTATGCCGAGCGCTATGTCGACCATCCGCGACATGTCGAGGTGCAGGTGCTGGGCGACGGCGGGAAGGCGATCCACCTCGGCACCCGCGACTGCTCGATCCAGCGTCGTTTCCAGAAGATCGTCGAGGAAGCCCCGGCCCCCGCCCTGCCCGAAGGGCTGCTGCGGGAGATCGAGGCGACGGCGGTGAAGCTCGCGGAAGCCTGCAACTACCGCAATGCCGGCACGGTGGAGTTCATCGTGGCGCCCGACGGCGCCTTCTACTTCCTGGAGATGAACACCCGCCTGCAGGTGGAGCATCCGGTCACCGAGGAGATCACCGGCGTCGACCTGGTGGCGGAACAACTCGCCATCGCCGCGGGCGGGGAACTCCGGTTCTCCCAGGCCGATATCCGCTTCGAGGGCCATTCGGTCGAGGTCCGCATCTATGCCGAGGACGCCGACGCCGGCTTCCTGCCGGCTGCCGGACGCCTGCTCCTGCTGGAGCCGCCGGCCGGCGTGCGCTGGGAGAGCGGAATCGAAACCGGCGGCGAGGTCACCGCCGACTTCGATCCGATGATCGCCAAGCTGGTCGTCTCCGGCCCGACGCGGGAGGCCGCGGTCCGCGCCTGCGCGCAAGCCATCGGCGAATTGACGGCGCTGGGCGTGACGACCAACCAGTTCTTCCTGAAGCGCGTGCTGGAACATCCGGCCTTCATGGCGGCCGATGTCCATACCGGCTTTATCGACGAACATGGCGAAAGCCTCGCCCTGCCGCCGCTGGACGAGGCGACCCGGGACCGGCTGGCGCTGCGCGCCCTGGCCGAATGCGCCGGACCGGCGGCGGCGCCGGAACGGGCGCTTCCGATCCAGGAAGCCGCCGGCGACTGGAGGAACTGA
- a CDS encoding PaaI family thioesterase, whose protein sequence is MSIADAVARARETGEYQDVLESIPYMAFLGLRVDHDENGPIVRMPGSDHIIGNPVLPAIHGGVVGAFLESAAIIHLIWAHESRQVPKIINLTVEYLRSARVVETFAQATITKHGRRIANVRIEAWQADRAKPVAAAHAHFLLPAEED, encoded by the coding sequence ATGAGCATCGCCGACGCCGTGGCCCGCGCCCGCGAGACCGGAGAGTATCAGGATGTGCTGGAATCGATCCCCTACATGGCCTTTCTCGGCCTGAGGGTGGATCACGACGAGAACGGCCCCATCGTGCGCATGCCGGGCAGCGACCACATCATCGGCAACCCCGTGCTGCCGGCGATCCATGGCGGCGTGGTCGGCGCCTTCCTGGAATCGGCGGCCATCATCCACCTGATCTGGGCCCATGAAAGCCGTCAGGTACCGAAGATCATCAACCTGACGGTCGAGTATCTGCGTTCGGCGCGGGTGGTGGAAACCTTCGCCCAGGCGACCATCACCAAGCATGGCCGGCGGATCGCCAATGTCCGCATCGAGGCCTGGCAGGCCGATCGCGCCAAGCCGGTGGCGGCAGCCCACGCCCACTTCCTGCTGCCCGCCGAGGAGGATTGA
- a CDS encoding acetyl-CoA carboxylase biotin carboxyl carrier protein subunit yields the protein MRRMAVVDGEMLDVVARISGSGAQRAAHGRIDMRSVPPVPLAATPDIRAIVREGDRVFFKLADRVVEVEVRDPDRTAMEAGGAEVVTAAMPGTVVSLSCTPGDTVSEGQTLMVIESMKLQTTIIATHDGTIGEVHVEQGGTFNKGAPLVTFAAEEEE from the coding sequence ATGCGGCGCATGGCAGTGGTGGACGGCGAAATGCTGGACGTGGTCGCGCGAATTTCCGGCTCGGGCGCCCAGCGGGCTGCCCATGGCCGGATCGACATGCGGTCCGTCCCCCCGGTCCCGCTGGCGGCGACGCCCGATATCCGGGCGATCGTCCGCGAAGGCGACCGGGTCTTCTTCAAACTGGCCGACCGGGTCGTCGAGGTAGAGGTGCGCGACCCCGACCGCACGGCGATGGAGGCCGGCGGCGCCGAGGTGGTCACGGCAGCCATGCCGGGCACGGTGGTCTCGCTTTCCTGCACCCCCGGCGACACCGTGAGCGAGGGACAGACGCTGATGGTGATCGAATCGATGAAGCTGCAGACCACCATCATCGCGACCCATGACGGCACGATCGGCGAGGTCCATGTCGAGCAGGGCGGCACCTTCAACAAGGGCGCGCCGCTCGTCACCTTCGCCGCGGAGGAGGAGGAATGA
- a CDS encoding S1 family peptidase, with protein MFRFPRAMLSAIILALVPPIQALAVEKPPAGAAAPSVQPGEMVAKAWALTLAEAAELAAEVLRYRVADHQHDQVRQVVRFTHVTPEGAFMLGLVEPRLLRASFGRQGGVTFHVEMLGAGGAGEAARDVLAAELDAALQQEAARRHVPVVSVIWPEVLSDRAEIVEAERTVPRRADVFEKFIRRRPPDPVEGVWRRHDGQMLVGIYRNLEAPGRIYHAMVLEAPKNGAWRAGEIKFEMELLEEDLASGPLFRDDRARADIVWRVERENLVALNGPEGAVRYVRLGPRIDFDREPLHNGTGWVATAEGHVVTNFHVIKDAAEIRVGFREGPWRPARVIIADERMDLAVLEVENPDILGPPLPLAAGPAYPDGAEVTVLGYPLARRLGEKMKVTTGVVNGQNGDKGDPTRLQHSAATQPGSSGGPVVDRHGNVVAVSVSHLKGGDVEQVNFAIKIGYLRLLLEGFGITPLHAAETPARAPDVIAADLRGSVLPVWTTRDD; from the coding sequence ATGTTCCGCTTCCCGCGTGCGATGCTGTCCGCGATCATTCTCGCCCTCGTCCCGCCCATCCAGGCCCTTGCCGTCGAGAAGCCGCCGGCGGGCGCCGCCGCGCCGTCCGTCCAGCCAGGGGAAATGGTGGCGAAGGCCTGGGCGCTGACCCTTGCCGAGGCCGCGGAACTGGCCGCCGAGGTGCTGCGCTACCGTGTGGCCGACCATCAGCACGACCAGGTTCGGCAGGTCGTCCGTTTCACCCACGTCACGCCGGAAGGCGCCTTCATGCTCGGCCTGGTGGAGCCGCGGCTTCTGCGCGCCTCCTTCGGCCGTCAGGGCGGCGTGACCTTCCATGTGGAGATGCTGGGCGCCGGGGGCGCTGGCGAGGCCGCCCGGGACGTCCTCGCTGCAGAACTGGACGCGGCGCTGCAGCAGGAGGCCGCCCGGCGGCACGTCCCCGTCGTCTCCGTGATCTGGCCGGAGGTTCTGAGCGACCGCGCCGAGATCGTGGAGGCCGAGCGCACCGTGCCGCGGCGTGCCGACGTGTTCGAGAAATTCATCCGCCGTCGCCCGCCCGATCCGGTCGAGGGTGTCTGGCGGCGCCATGACGGCCAGATGCTGGTCGGCATCTACCGCAACCTGGAGGCGCCGGGCCGGATCTACCACGCCATGGTGCTGGAGGCCCCGAAGAACGGGGCCTGGCGCGCCGGCGAGATCAAGTTCGAGATGGAACTGCTGGAGGAAGACCTGGCCAGCGGACCGCTGTTCCGCGACGACCGCGCCCGCGCCGATATCGTCTGGCGCGTCGAGCGCGAGAACCTGGTCGCCCTGAACGGGCCCGAGGGCGCAGTGCGCTATGTCCGGCTGGGACCGCGGATCGACTTCGATCGGGAGCCGCTGCACAACGGCACCGGCTGGGTGGCGACCGCCGAGGGCCACGTGGTCACCAATTTTCACGTCATCAAGGACGCCGCCGAGATCCGCGTCGGCTTCCGCGAGGGCCCCTGGCGGCCGGCCCGCGTGATCATCGCCGACGAGCGCATGGATCTGGCCGTGCTGGAGGTAGAGAATCCCGACATTCTCGGCCCGCCCCTGCCGCTGGCGGCCGGCCCGGCCTATCCCGACGGGGCAGAGGTGACCGTACTGGGCTATCCCCTGGCCCGCCGGCTGGGCGAGAAGATGAAGGTCACCACGGGCGTGGTGAACGGCCAGAACGGCGACAAGGGCGACCCCACGCGGCTGCAGCATTCGGCGGCGACCCAGCCCGGCAGCAGCGGCGGCCCCGTGGTCGACCGCCACGGCAATGTCGTTGCCGTCTCCGTCTCCCATCTGAAGGGCGGCGATGTGGAGCAGGTCAACTTCGCCATCAAGATCGGCTATCTGCGCCTGCTGCTGGAGGGATTCGGCATCACGCCCCTGCACGCCGCCGAGACGCCGGCGCGGGCGCCCGATGTGATCGCCGCGGATCTGAGAGGCTCGGTGCTGCCGGTCTGGACCACCCGGGACGACTAG
- a CDS encoding PaaI family thioesterase, with the protein MRLVVEPRPEWRRFPAVDMAGMQQLEDTLPHIRSLGIRIMSLDGPVAVSRLPYADRLVGDPDTGVLHGGAITTQIDNLCAVAMHSAIGHYVPCVTIDLRVEYLKPATPGHDVIAKAECRRVTRQVAFISAAAYHDENDPIALASCTYMLLPERESSMYETGGKQ; encoded by the coding sequence ATGCGCCTGGTGGTCGAACCGCGCCCCGAATGGCGGCGCTTTCCGGCTGTCGACATGGCCGGCATGCAGCAGCTGGAGGATACCCTGCCGCATATCCGGTCGCTGGGCATCCGCATCATGTCGCTGGACGGGCCGGTCGCGGTCTCGCGCCTGCCCTATGCCGACCGGCTGGTGGGCGATCCCGACACCGGGGTCCTGCACGGCGGAGCCATCACCACGCAGATCGACAATCTCTGCGCCGTGGCCATGCATTCGGCCATCGGCCATTACGTGCCCTGCGTGACCATCGATCTCAGGGTGGAGTATCTGAAGCCGGCGACCCCCGGCCATGACGTGATCGCGAAGGCCGAATGCCGCCGCGTCACCCGCCAGGTCGCCTTCATATCCGCCGCCGCCTATCACGACGAGAACGATCCCATTGCCTTGGCCAGCTGCACGTACATGCTGTTGCCGGAGCGGGAAAGCTCCATGTATGAAACCGGAGGAAAACAATGA
- a CDS encoding sigma-54-dependent transcriptional regulator — MAKTVLIVDDDPTQLRLLESVVAKAEFRVEKATGGAEALKRLTQGRRGDIDVVLLDLAMPEIDGLEVLERVRPQHPDLPVVVLTAHGGVDTVVKAMRAGASDFLVKPASPERIRVTLENSLKLKTLTGEISRLTRKISGELGFDDLVARSPAMTSVIDLSKRAAASTIPILIEGESGVGKELVARAIQGSSERARRPFVTVNCGAIPENLVESVLFGHEKGAFTGATHRNMGKFQEASGGTLFLDEIGELKLDMQVKLLRALQQGEVDPVGAASPVKVDIRLISATNRDLAEMVREGGFREDLYYRLNVYPILIPPLRDRVGDIPLLVEHFTRTFAASENKPIRGVAPEAMELLESHDWPGNVRQLENTIFRAIVLAESEMLTLDDFPQLTGAGHRPRRTADAEIGITFAERPDCVGLLDAQGHARPLAEVELDIIRNAIDRYGGQMSEVARRLEIGRSTLYRKLREIEAADHDQAAD, encoded by the coding sequence ATGGCGAAGACCGTACTGATCGTCGACGATGATCCGACCCAGCTGCGGCTGCTCGAGAGCGTCGTGGCGAAGGCCGAGTTCCGGGTCGAGAAGGCGACCGGCGGCGCCGAGGCGCTGAAACGCCTGACGCAGGGCCGCCGCGGCGACATCGACGTGGTGCTGCTGGACCTGGCGATGCCGGAGATCGACGGCCTGGAGGTGCTGGAGCGCGTCCGGCCGCAGCATCCCGACCTGCCCGTCGTCGTGCTTACCGCCCATGGCGGCGTCGACACGGTGGTGAAGGCGATGCGCGCCGGCGCCTCCGACTTTCTGGTCAAGCCCGCCTCGCCCGAACGTATCCGGGTCACGCTGGAGAACTCGCTGAAGCTGAAGACGCTGACCGGCGAGATCTCGCGGCTGACCCGGAAGATTTCCGGCGAGCTCGGATTCGACGACCTGGTGGCGCGGAGCCCGGCGATGACATCGGTCATCGACCTGTCGAAGCGCGCCGCCGCCTCCACCATTCCCATCCTGATCGAGGGCGAATCGGGCGTCGGCAAGGAGCTGGTTGCCCGCGCCATCCAGGGCTCCAGCGAACGCGCGCGCCGGCCCTTCGTCACGGTCAACTGCGGCGCGATTCCGGAGAACCTGGTGGAGAGCGTGCTGTTCGGCCACGAGAAGGGGGCCTTCACCGGCGCGACGCACCGCAATATGGGCAAGTTCCAGGAAGCCTCCGGCGGCACGCTGTTTCTCGACGAGATCGGCGAGCTCAAGCTGGACATGCAGGTCAAGCTGCTCCGCGCCCTGCAGCAGGGCGAGGTCGATCCCGTCGGCGCCGCCAGCCCGGTCAAGGTCGACATCCGGCTGATCTCCGCCACCAACCGGGATCTGGCGGAAATGGTCCGGGAAGGCGGCTTCCGCGAGGATCTCTACTACCGCCTCAACGTCTATCCGATCCTGATTCCCCCGCTCCGCGACCGGGTCGGCGACATCCCCCTGCTGGTCGAGCATTTCACCCGCACCTTCGCGGCGAGCGAGAACAAGCCGATCCGGGGCGTCGCGCCGGAAGCCATGGAACTGCTGGAAAGCCATGACTGGCCCGGCAATGTCCGGCAGCTGGAGAACACCATCTTCCGCGCCATCGTTCTGGCGGAGAGCGAGATGCTGACGCTGGACGACTTCCCGCAGCTCACGGGCGCCGGGCATCGGCCGCGCCGGACCGCCGATGCCGAAATCGGCATCACGTTCGCCGAACGGCCGGACTGCGTCGGCCTGCTGGATGCGCAGGGCCATGCGCGGCCGCTGGCCGAGGTGGAACTCGACATCATCCGCAACGCCATCGACCGCTATGGCGGCCAGATGTCAGAGGTCGCCCGGCGGCTGGAGATCGGCCGCTCGACGCTCTACCGCAAGCTCAGGGAGATCGAGGCGGCCGACCACGACCAGGCGGCCGACTGA
- a CDS encoding enoyl-CoA hydratase-related protein, with amino-acid sequence MTEESDVVKTGRDGPVFRITINRPDRRNALNDHVTGGIAAALKAAQADDEVRAIVLTGAGDKVFCAGGDLSPQPDGSPFRTDPARPQLKLTEMFEAFEACTLPIIARVNGHALGGGFGLVCVCDLAVGVKGARLGTPEVGVGLFPMTILPYMLRVLPRRKALELCMRGVPWSAEKAYEEGLLNAVADPGDLDAVLDAFLSDITSRSPTAIRLGKLAYHAIQDMPIREAQQYTQLMLPIMAGTEDGKEGFAAFQQKREPDWPNR; translated from the coding sequence GTGACCGAGGAAAGCGACGTGGTGAAGACCGGCCGTGACGGGCCGGTCTTCCGCATCACCATCAATCGGCCGGACCGGCGCAATGCGCTGAACGACCATGTCACCGGCGGCATCGCTGCGGCGCTGAAGGCCGCACAGGCCGACGACGAAGTCCGCGCCATCGTGCTCACCGGCGCGGGCGACAAGGTGTTCTGCGCCGGCGGCGATCTCTCGCCCCAGCCGGACGGCAGCCCGTTCAGGACGGATCCGGCCCGGCCGCAGCTCAAGCTGACCGAGATGTTCGAGGCCTTCGAGGCCTGTACCCTGCCGATCATCGCCCGGGTCAACGGCCATGCACTGGGCGGCGGCTTCGGCCTGGTCTGCGTCTGCGACCTGGCCGTCGGCGTGAAGGGCGCCCGGCTGGGGACGCCGGAAGTCGGCGTCGGCCTGTTTCCCATGACCATCCTGCCCTACATGCTGCGCGTCCTGCCGCGCCGGAAGGCGCTGGAACTGTGCATGCGCGGCGTGCCGTGGAGCGCCGAGAAGGCTTATGAGGAGGGGCTGCTGAATGCGGTGGCCGATCCCGGCGATCTCGACGCCGTGCTCGACGCCTTCCTGTCCGACATCACCAGCCGTTCGCCCACCGCCATCCGGCTGGGCAAGCTGGCCTATCACGCCATCCAGGACATGCCGATCCGCGAGGCGCAGCAGTACACCCAGCTGATGCTGCCGATCATGGCCGGCACCGAGGACGGCAAGGAAGGCTTCGCCGCCTTCCAGCAGAAACGCGAACCCGACTGGCCCAACAGATGA